The Bos taurus isolate L1 Dominette 01449 registration number 42190680 breed Hereford chromosome 18, ARS-UCD2.0, whole genome shotgun sequence genome has a window encoding:
- the LOC538810 gene encoding solute carrier family 2, facilitated glucose transporter member 3-like has protein sequence MGTAKVTAPLIFTISVATIGSFQFGYNTGVINAPEEIIKDFLNYALEKWSGTPPSSMLLTFLWSLSVAIFSVGGMIGSFSIGLFVNRFGRRNSMFIVNLLAIAGGCLMGFCKMAESVEMLIVGRLVIGLFCGLCTGFVPMYIEEISPTALRGAFGTLNQLGIVIGILVAQIFGLNVILGTKDLWPLLLVFTIIPAIIQCAALPFCPESPRFLLINRKQEEKAKEVLQRLWGTEDVAQDIQEMKDESVRMSREKQVTVPELFRAPNYRKPIIVSIMLQLSQQLSGINAVIYYSTGIFKDAGVQEPVYATVGTGVVNTIFTVLSLFLVERAGRRTLHLIGLGGMAFCSIFIMISLLLKNDYSLMNCICIGAILVFIAFFEIGPGPIPWFIVAELFSQGPRPAAMAVAGCSNWTSNFLVGLTFPLASFYLGAHVFIFFTIFLIIFWVFTFFKVPETRGRTFEEITQAFEG, from the coding sequence ATGGGGACCGCAAAGGTCACCGCACCTCTGATCTTCACCATCTCAGTTGCTACCATAGGCTCTTTCCAGTTTGGCTACAACACTGGAGTCATCAATGCTCCTGAGGAGATCATAAAGGACTTTCTCAATTATGCTTTGGAAAAGTGGTCAGGAACCCCCCCGTCCAGCATGCTCCTCACATTCCTGTGGTCCTTGTCCGTGGCCATCTTCTCCGTGGGTGGTATGATCGGTTCCTTCTCCATCGGACTCTTTGTCAACCGATTTGGCAGGCGCAATTCAATGTTTATTGTCAACCTGTTGGCCATAGCTGGTGGCTGCCTTATGGGATTCTGCAAAATGGCAGAGTCGGTTGAAATGCTGATCGTGGGCCGACTGGTTATCGGCCTCTTCTGCGGACTCTGCACAGGATTCGTGCCCATGTACATTGAAGAGATCTCACCTACTGCCCTGCGGGGCGCCTTTGGTACTCTCAACCAGCTGGGCATCGTTATTGGAATTCTGGTGGCCCAGATCTTTGGTCTAAACGTCATCTTGGGGACTAAAGATCTCTGGCCTCTGCTCCTGGTCTTCACCATCATACCAGCCATCATCCAGTGCGCTGCCCTTCCATTTTGCCCTGAAAGTCCTAGATTCTTGCTCATTAacagaaagcaggaggagaaggcaaaggAGGTCCTCCAGAGATTATGGGGCACCGAGGATGTGGCTCAGGACATCCAGGAGATGAAGGATGAGAGTGTGCGGATGTCGCGGGAGAAGCAAGTCACAGTGCCAGAGCTCTTCCGTGCCCCCAACTACCGGAAACCCATCATTGTCTCCATCATGCTCCAGCTCTCCCAGCAGCTCTCTGGGATCAATGCAGTGATCTACTACTCGACAGGAATCTTCAAAGATGCAGGTGTCCAGGAGCCAGTCTATGCCACTGTCGGCACAGGTGTGGTCAACACCATCTTCACCGTGCTGTCTTTGTTCTTGGTGGAAAGGGCTGGGAGGAGGACTCTACACCTGATTGGCCTTGGAGGGATGGCTTTTTGTTCCATCTTCATTATGATTTCTTTGTTACTAAAGAATGATTATAGCTTGATGAACTGTATCTGTATTGGGGCCATCCTGGTCTTCATAGCCTTCTTTGAAATTGGCCCAGGCCCCATTCCCTGGTTTATTGTGGCTGAACTCTTCAGCCAGGGACCCCGCCCGGCTGCCATGGCAGTGGCTGGTTGTTCCAACTGGACCTCCAACTTTTTGGTTGGACTGACCTTCCCCTTGGCCTCATTCTACTTAGGCGCCCACGTTTTCATCTTCTTCACCATCTTCCTCATTATCTTCTGGGTCTTCACCTTCTTCAAAGTTCCTGAGACCCGTGGCAGGACTTTTGAGGAAATTACACAAGCCTTTGAAGGGTAA
- the LOC789418 gene encoding cationic amino acid transporter 3: MDLAVLDVSYSIFPTGVLVLGARESTLVNKVFTVINILVLSFIILSGFIKGDLHNWELTEQDLKNLPAKARDLSSIPGLDPLGSGGFMPFGFEGILHGAATCFYAFLGFDSIAMRGEEALNPQHSIPFSIMISLFICFLAYFGVSAALTLMVPYYQIQPKSPLPQAFLHVGWGPARYVVAVGTLCALTSSLLGTMFTMPRLIYAMAKDGLLFQGLAWIYDRTGTPVMAIMASGNIAGVMALLFEFMDLVDLVSVGTLLAYSLVIFSMLVLRYQPYQILSKKEKTEDKIEMKSEIEGSPLDSGPEAGTSNILKSLWFPPSTIPTRKSGQIVYGCASLIVLLLTILSLLLAQWSSQVFSGDPGLTTVAVLLLLLITGVTVIIWRQPQDPTYLYFKVPALPVLPLVSIFVNIYLMMQMTSGTWALFGIWAAIGSVIYFGYGIRHSLEENNEQQPPASTSQTLDKNILGAGSS; the protein is encoded by the exons ATGGATTTAGCTGTTTTGGATGTCTCGTATTCCATCTTTCCCACAGGAGTACTGGTCCTGGGAGCTCGTGAGTCGACCCTGGTTAACAAAGTGTTCACAGTCATCAACATTTTGGTTCTCAGCTTTATCATCCTCTCTGGCTTCATTAAAGGAGACCTGCACAATTGGGAGCTCACAGAACAGGACT taaagaatctgcctgccaaggccagagacctgagttcgatccctgg CTTGGACCCTCTGGGTTCTGGAGGGTTCATGCCCTTTGGCTTTGAAGGAATTCTCCATGGGGCAGCAACATGTTTCTACGCATTTCTTGGTTTTGATTCCATTGCCATGAGAG GGGAAGAAGCCCTAAATCCTCAGCATTCCATCCCCTTCAGCATCATGATTTCTCTCTTCATCTGCTTTTTGGCATATTTTGGAGTCTCAGCGGCACTCACCCTCATGGTACCCTACTACCAGATTCAGCCCAAGAGTCCTTTGCCGCAGGCTTTTCTCCATGTAGGGTGGGGCCCTGCCAGATATGTGGTGGCTGTTGGCACCCTCTGTGCTCTTACATCCAG CCTCCTGGGTACCATGTTCACCATGCCTCGGTTGATCTACGCAATGGCAAAGGATGGGCTCCTTTTCCAGGGACTTGCCTGGATCTATGATCGCACAGGCACCCCCGTCATGGCCATCATGGCTTCTGGAAACATTGCAG GGGTCATGGCATTACTCTTCGAGTTCATGGATCTTGTGGATCTTGTATCTGTTGGGACCCTGCTTGCTTATTCCCTGGTGATTTTTTCTATGCTTGTCCTCAG ATACCAGCCATATCAGATCTTAAGcaagaaggagaaaacagaagacaaaattGAGATGAAGTCTGAAATTGAAGGAAGTCCTTTGGACTCTGGACCTGAAGCAGGAACCTCAAACATTCTAAAGAGTCTGTGGTTCCCTCCCAGCACCATCCCCACCCGGAAATCTGGGCAGATTGTCTATGGATGTGCCTCCCTGATTg TTCTCCTGCTGACCATCCTGAGCCTGCTCCTGGCCCAGTGGTCCAGCCAGGTGTTCTCTGGAGACCCCGGGCTCACAACagtggctgtgctgctgctgctgctcatcaCTGGGGTCACGGTCATCATCTGGAGGCAGCCCCAGGACCCCacttatctttattttaag GTCCCTGCTCTGCCTGTCCTCCCACTGGTCAGCATCTTCGTGAACATTTACCTGATGATGCAGATGACCTCTGGGACCTGGGCCTTATTTGGCATCTGGGCAGCAATTG